A stretch of DNA from candidate division KSB1 bacterium:
GAGTATGCAAGCGAAGAAAAGATTCTTGAACAAGAAACTCATTTAAAGGAAAACTCGGTTCCTTATAAGTTGATTAAATTCGCAGGGGGTCATGAACTCGATTCAGGCGTGCTTAAAGAGATTGCGACGAGTTAACCTGAGACAATTAATATGAATAACCAGTTACTTCGGCGACTTTCCGTGGTAAAAATAATTTCCACCGAAGCACGCCGAAATTCGCCGAGGTTCACCGAATATGAAATTAATATCTCTATTTTGTTATGTGGAGGGGTGGAATAGCTGAATTATGGGAGATATTCTCTATAAACGGCTCTCGGATGAAACCATAGGTGCGTGTATCGAAGTGCACAAACTTATGGGGCCAAATCTTAGCGAAAAAATTTATGAAGCTTGTGTCCAAAAAGAACTCATCAACCGAGGTTATCACTCAGACAGACAAGAATGGATCGATATTTTTTTCGTGCTTCAAAATGACTTTAAAAAATATAAGCCAGGCTAAATTGACAATTTTAAAAATGAATAAATTCGGTGAGCTTCGGTGACTTCGGCGCAATTCGGTGGGAAAAATTTATTTGTTTTTAAGATTAGAGAATGATTTTGTTTACATGCTTACCTCAACTGGTCATTCATATAATTAATCGGAGGGAAAATGTTTTTTGTACGTTTATTCGTTTTAGTGTTACTTCTTGCGGCGCCACTGCGAGCAGACTACCTTTATAAAACCGTTTTGCTCAGAGCTGCTCCCGGAAAGCTTTTGAATTTGTTGGAGCTTTACAAAAACAGAATGAATTTTTATGATGCTGCCGGCGACGAGAAGCCTTTTATGATGCGCCACAGCCA
This window harbors:
- a CDS encoding GxxExxY protein codes for the protein MGDILYKRLSDETIGACIEVHKLMGPNLSEKIYEACVQKELINRGYHSDRQEWIDIFFVLQNDFKKYKPG